The sequence TTCCTCACCCACCAACAAGTCATAGTAACTGCTCACCTTTTGGCGTTCCAACTGCCGGTCGATAAAAGAGCGGCCAGCATTGTATGAAGCTGCAACCAGAGTCCAGCTTCCGTATTTCTTGTACGAATCTTTCAGGTATTTGCAGGCAGCCTGTGTGGCTTTCTCCACATGATAACGTTCGTCAATCTCGTTGTTCACTTCCAAGCCGTAATCGGTCGCGGTACCTTTCATGAACTGCCAAAAACCAACAGCTCCTGCAGGCGACACAGCACGCTGATCGAAACCACTTTCGGCCAAAGCCAGGTAAGCGAAATCTGTCGGTACGGTATCGGCTTCCAGAATCGGAACAATGATCGACATAAATCGCGGTGCCAATTTCAGAAAACGCAGCGTCTGCGAATGGAAATAACTGTTCACCAGCAACTCCCGATCGAGGCTTTCGCGCACATCGTTATACGACAGCGGCACCTCTTCCTCCATAAAAGTCAGCTTCTCCGGGATATTCACTGCATGAAACATCATCCTGGCAGGTTCTTCCGTTTTCACGTTGCTTTCCGGCAGAGCCGAGGATTCCAGCAAATGGTAACCGGCAAACAACAACACAATAACTGAAAGGCTAAAAATCGAACGTCCAAAAATCTTTTTCATATCCCTACAAGCAATTTAAAAGGCAAAAGTAATGGTTTTCCAAGTGGCTATCAACGAACTTGAAAGATTAATTTTAAAGACAGCCGAAGCGGGTAGTTGTTCACGAAAAATAGCAAAAGTGATGCCGGCAATGCCATTTAAAAAGTCGGGAGAGAAGAATGGTTTTGGATCGAAAAAGTAGAAGAACGGACGAAAAAACAGAAGTTGCATCCGCTTAAACCGCCAACCCAAAATAGAGATACTGAAAGGAACTATTGATTAATCAGCTCGCAAATTTCGTTTAAATGAAGCTGAAAATGCCGAAGAAAATCGGTGATCATCTCCCGAAGTTTGACAACTTCGTCGGCACCGGCGATCCACTCATTCTCCAATTTATCCGGTTTGACCTGCTTGATGACATGAATCAGGTGCAGATGGCTGTATTTCCACAACTGCACCAAGTCTCCCCAATTTTCGTTTTGGTAATTTTGAATGGCAATCCAGCGATCGTTGCTGCCATTGGTGGCATAATTGGGGAATTGCAGCGGGCTGGACTGGTATTGCAAATGCACAATCCGGTGCGTATTATTGGAAGCCGAATCGACCATGTGCCCCAAAATTTGCTTGATGGATCGCCCCTGTCCGTTTCGC is a genomic window of Mangrovibacterium diazotrophicum containing:
- a CDS encoding lytic transglycosylase domain-containing protein, which codes for MKKIFGRSIFSLSVIVLLFAGYHLLESSALPESNVKTEEPARMMFHAVNIPEKLTFMEEEVPLSYNDVRESLDRELLVNSYFHSQTLRFLKLAPRFMSIIVPILEADTVPTDFAYLALAESGFDQRAVSPAGAVGFWQFMKGTATDYGLEVNNEIDERYHVEKATQAACKYLKDSYKKYGSWTLVAASYNAGRSFIDRQLERQKVSSYYDLLVGEETSRYVFRILALKLIMENPAEYGFVVTEDEKYPLWEVKTTTVNGPVKDFADFATEHGTNYKILKMLNPWLRETFLTNSKGKTYAIKIPAKGFRTKAND
- a CDS encoding DinB family protein; its protein translation is MDFSNITEGISAGLRSWEPDLQALPETTICDKRNGQGRSIKQILGHMVDSASNNTHRIVHLQYQSSPLQFPNYATNGSNDRWIAIQNYQNENWGDLVQLWKYSHLHLIHVIKQVKPDKLENEWIAGADEVVKLREMITDFLRHFQLHLNEICELINQ